GGCCGACAGCAGGTAGCGCTTGGCGATCTTGCCACCGAGTTTGCCCGCATAGTAGGAGCCGACGATGTTGAACAGGCCGATCAGGGCCAGCGCCGTGACGGCGATGTTCGGGTTCATCAGGCCCTGGTCCTTCAGGTAGGCCGGCAAGTGCACGCCGATGAAGACCAGCTGGAAACCGCAGACAAAATAGCCGGCCAGCAGCAGCCAGAACGAACGGCTGGCGATGGCTTCGCTGAAGGCGGCACCGATGCTTTGCTGCGGGCCGCTGGCGTGCGAGACGGGCGGCTCGCGCAGGTAGAAGGCCATCGGGATCATGGCCAGCAGCACCAGCGCGGCCAGCACATAAAAGGCGTTTTGCCAGCCCACGGCGGAGATCAGCTGCTGCTCGACCGGCATCATCAGGAACTGGCCGAACGAGCCGGCCGCCGACGAAATGCCGAAGGCCCACGAGCGCTGCTCGGGCGGCGCGCTGCGGCCGATGATGCCGCTGATGGCGCCAAAGGCCGTGCAGGCCAGCGCCAGACCGATGAAGATGCCCGAGCCGACGATGAACAGCGTGGGCTGCGTCACGAGCGCCATCCACACGAGGCCGGCCATGTAGCTGATGGCGCCGACGATGACGACGCGCATGGTGCCGAAACGGTCTGCCGCCATGCCGGCGAACGGGCCGAAGACGCCCCACATCAGGTTTT
This window of the Janthinobacterium agaricidamnosum genome carries:
- a CDS encoding MFS transporter; translation: MTSHASRPSLKTVLIASGVVLTLAMGVRHGLGFWMQPISQANGWTRETYSLALAMQNLMWGVFGPFAGMAADRFGTMRVVIVGAISYMAGLVWMALVTQPTLFIVGSGIFIGLALACTAFGAISGIIGRSAPPEQRSWAFGISSAAGSFGQFLMMPVEQQLISAVGWQNAFYVLAALVLLAMIPMAFYLREPPVSHASGPQQSIGAAFSEAIASRSFWLLLAGYFVCGFQLVFIGVHLPAYLKDQGLMNPNIAVTALALIGLFNIVGSYYAGKLGGKIAKRYLLSAIYVTRAVVITVFLLAPLSAWSVYLFAAGMGVLWLSTVPLTNGIIAGIFGVKHLSMLAGMVFFSHQVGSFLGAWLGGYLYEHQGSYHIVWMITIGLGLLAALINLPIDERAVKRVAVAA